A window of Agelaius phoeniceus isolate bAgePho1 chromosome 9, bAgePho1.hap1, whole genome shotgun sequence genomic DNA:
CGCGGGGACACGCGGGTCGGCCGCGCACACGTGTGCGCCggcgccggcggggccggggcgggcccGTGGCGCCGCGGGAAAATGCGCGCCTGCCCCGCCCCCAGGGGGCGCTTCCCGCCAGTCCCGCCCGCGCCGCCCCTCCCACCGCGCGTCGCGGGGCCGGGCCGACCCTCCTCGCCCTCGCCCGCCGCAAGGATGGCGGAGAAGCCCGGGGGTCTGCCCGCCCTCAAGATGGCCGCCcgcgctgccggggccgggcgccCCCTAAGGCTGCTGCCCGCCTCTCGGCGCGCGGCCAGCGGAGAAAGGGTGCGCTCCCGGCGTGCcgcgcgcgggcggggcggcgcgggggtCGCCGGGAGCTGTAgtgcggggcgggcggcggtcACGTGGCGCTCTCGGCAGTGGCCGCGCTGGGAGCAGAGGcgccaagatggcggcgcggcggggcggagCGGTGCCCGCCGCCAACGGGGCCGGGGCCGGTGGCGCTGCCGCCGCGGCCGCTCCGCGGGGCCTGGCGAGCGGCGGAGCCCTGCGCGAGCCGCCTTTCCGCGCCGGCAGCCCCCTGCAGGTAAGGggcggcggggcgcggcgggccGTGCCGTGACACGTGGAGGCCGGGCGCGGCTCCCGCGGCCGCTGCACCACGTGTGCCGGAGCGGGCCCGCCGCACCGGCGGCGGGCAGGGGTCGCAGTACGGGCCGGCGGCGCCTCCGCTGGTCCCGGAGTGGGGCGCCCTTTCTTTGGGTGGGGGAATGGGGTGCCCGCAGCTCTCCCGCCGGCGTGGGGCGTCGGCGCGGGGAGATTACGGGGTTAGAGGGGCCGCAGCACGGCCACGGTACCCGGCGAGACGGGTGGCTTGGTGTCCCCTGCGGGAGATGACACCCCGGCCTTGGGTAGTGGGGAACAGGGGGATGCCGCTCGCGTCATTCCCCCGCGGTCCTTCCATCCCGGCGCCGCTCTCTGCCACCTGCGGCCGCGGGGAGCTGGGGTTGGCGCGGTTTGGGACACCCGCCGGTTTCGGTGGCAGGAGCTCTGTTTGCAGAACGTGGCCCGGGCCGGAGGAGGTTCCCCCAGCCGTACCGAGAGCTTATCCACGGGAAGCGGGGCTTTATTCTTAGTAAGAGGTTTCCGCGCCGGGGCAGGTGTGGGGCGCGGCGCTGCCGCTGTCACCGGCCCCGGTGGGCGcctgccggggccgggctgggcgcGGGTGCCCTGCTGTCTGGGTGGGGAGCGCGGGGATGCAGCACCCCGGGAACGGACGCGGGGGCACCTGCGTTGTGCGTTTGtcgggatttttttggggaaggCCCTAGGCTTCTGCCTCCGTCAGGGTCctgaggggctgcgggggagACACCCCCATCCCGACCCTGAGCTGGAGGACGCCAAGCCCGCCTCGCCCCTCCCCGACGCGAGCAGAGTGGGCTGCGTATGGGGGAAGATAGGTGTGTTCCCGCCTGATGCTTTCTGAAAGCAGCGGGGGAATCCAGGGAGCATCCTCTGgctgtgccgcgctggccggGCGGAGCCCCCCGGCTTCCCGGGCTTACCCCGCGCCCTTGCCGGCAGCTCTGGCGCTGTAGGAGCAGCCTTGGCAGCCAGCCGGGGACCATGGCCGCCCTGTGCTCGGGGCGTAGCCGCAGCACGCCGGGCACACGTGTCAGCAGCGGCCTGCGGGGGCCTCCGTTGTCCCTTCCGGGGAGCAGAGCAGCGAGCGCAGTGTACCCTGCGCCGGGTGGGTGCCGGAGGAGCTGGTGGCCTCGCTTAGACTGTGTCTATTGCAAGCAGTCAGCTCCAGTCCCGGTACCCactctggggctgtgggcaTCCTCCCTTCTCCCCGGCAGTGCTGGTTGCTTGGGCACAGCGTGGCCAGAGCCGAAGCCTGTCCTTGAACATTCCCGTGACCCTCTTTCCCTGCAGCGTTGCTTAAAGcaagcacagggagctgtgaaGGAACGCACGGCGGGTTCCCCCCTTCCCTCCGGGCTAGGAGTGACAGGGGTCTCTGGCAGGGAGGAGCGCGGGCAGGGAcgctggagcaggctgggctggttCGTACCCCCGCCCCGACGCACAAGCGATGCTCGAGTGATGACGGCTGCAGGAGGTGCCCGTCCCCAGGTGGATCAAAGGGAATCCTGGGGGAACACAGCCCAGGCCGGTGACTCACGGCTGTGAGACTCCTTGTTGCAAGGCGCTGAGTCAAGGGAGTCGAGGAAGGCATGGGAGATTGCCCGCCCTCCCTCCCGGGCTGCGGGCAGGAGCCACAGGAAGAGGCCATTTGAGTGGGAGGGTTTTACTTCCCTCCCTCCTAATGTCCAGCGCTGATCACAGCTGGAAACCTTTTATTACATGTTTTCTTTGGGGAGAGCCGCCCTGTGGCCAgatgagcagggctgtgcagccccgGGGTGTCCTTCGGATCCCTTTGCCATCTACAGGCAGGGGTCAGATGGTCCCCGCGTCCCTGGGTTGCTGATGCTCCATCCTGCTGGCTCCTTCAGTGGCCCGGGTACCTCTGCCTGCCGGTCACCGCTGACTCAGGGTTGCACTCGGGGCTGGGCGTGTGAGCCTGGATGTCCTCCCAGTATCTGCGTGAGGATTGGTCGGGAATCGCAGCCAGGCTGCGCCTAGAGGACTGCCAGCAGGCTCTGCGCTGCGCTCTGACCAGCAGCCAGCACCGGCGAGGGAGGGGACTGGGGATGCTGAGCAGGAAAACTGCTCTAAAACTGCTCCATAGCCTGAACTGCATGATGGGCTGGTGTCACTGGTGGGCTCCACTTCCAGGCAGAGcgccctggaacaggctggtCTGGGCTGGCAGCCTGTCTGCTGAGCCCCAAACCACTGCAGACTCCTGGTCCTTAGGGTGTCATGTCACAGactgggggaatttgggatagGTAGCTTCAGGGCATTGCTGTGGATGTCCTGGCTTTGATTCCCAGCCTGGTATTGGGGTGCCTGTGTTCTGGGGTTGCACAGgactcctggctgtgctgtggccaggagctgctgcttagTCTTATCAGAGGAAGTCTCTGAAGAGCCCCAGGGACCAGGGGTTTGGGCACGTGGCTTTGGTGCTGTTGTATTTTAGAAACATCTATTTCGTGAAATGCTTGCTGTCTCTCTGGTGCAGTTTACTGCTTGCTAGAAGAGGATTTCAAAGTATTAGCAGATTCTCTCTAGGGACAAGGTACAATTTGTTCTGCATGGGCACAGGCTCACGCAGGCTCTGGTACCTACATGAAACAGAGGTGAACTGCATCATATGTGCATCCCCCAAGGTTCGGCTGTATTCTcacagtgctggtgctgctccaaGGGCAGGAAGATGGGTCGCAGCCTGCTCCTGGCTAGCTTTGGGAGGGAGGTGTACTCTCCCAGGGCTCTGTCCTTGGTGCCCTTATCTTCCCAGCCTCCATTATCTCTCAGCCTAAGCCCATCTACAAACAGGAATTCGCATCCTGTCTCGTGCCGGTGGCCTGCGccgctgctctgctctgtgtgtccTGTGGCTCTGCTCAACTGGGGactgcagccccttcccttgCCCAGCATCTGGCTTTTCCTGGCTGTCCTGCAGCATGGCTGTGTGACACCCTGGAGTGCAGTGCAAATACTTTTTTGAAGTTACCCAagcatccctggaggtggcTGGGGGACTGGAAAGGATGTGAGGTTTGGaatttggaggaggaagagtAACAAAGCTGGTTTGGTCCTGGATTGCAAGCACAGACCATGTCCTCTTGTAGCCTGCAGCAGAGGTATTGGGGTAGGGctccagcagtggcagctggcTGCACCCCTCTTGCTGACTCCTGCACTTTTGTTATGAGTTTCGTAATGGTTTTGGGCTTATCTGAAGCACCAACAGCCGGAATTGGAGGAGCACGTGACAGTCCATGAGGTGGCTGGAGCTGGCCTGTcctctccctgtcctgcaggaCCATGTGTGGTGTTGGGTAGAGCCTGGTGTTTTATCCATTCATCTTTCCCAGTCATGCAGCTGCAGAGTGAATCAGGCAGAAATTTTCAGTGTGGAGGCATCCTGGGTAATTGGAAGGGTCTTGGGCTGAAAGCAGCACAGGCCTTTGTGCAGTGGACTCTCCTGAAAGCAAGGAGGAAGGTCCCCTGTGCCACCTTCTGACCTGCAGCTGCATCCCACCTGCTTCCCCTGCGTGTTCAGGGTGCTGGGGGTCCCCAGCCACTGTTTGCAGCACAGGCTGTTCAGAGCCCGTGTGTTCTGTGAGGAAATCAGTGCTGGTAGTGGGGCTGTGCAAAGTGTTTACCTGGCTCCCCATGCTCCTCAACAGTGCTTTTCCCTTGAGGACGATGACCTGAACTTAACATCGTTGGATGCAGAGACCATCTTAGAGGCTGAAGAGATCCTGGGCACAATGCAGAACTATCTTGACTCCTCTGTGATCTCCATCATTGAGGATCTTTCTCTGAGTGAGGTGGGAGCTCACACACAGATGTGGGATTTGGCATGGGTGGGGGTGATGGCAGTGTCCTCAGTGTCCAGGTCTTAGGGCTGTGTCCCATCGCCCTCTGAGACCATCCCTACCCTTGCAGCAGAGCAAGGCCTGCCTGGATGCACAGAacgagctgtccctgctgactgccaTCACAGAGATCCTGGACAGCACAGATGATGAGACCTTGTCCCCCTTTGACACCATCATGGATGCAGAGCTGCTGACCTCACCTCGTGAGCGGGAGAATACCTCGGTAAGTCAGGGGCAGATGCAGCCTGACCCCAGAGCTCATGGGAAGATgctctggcagggctctgcTAGGTCCTAGCATGACGGTGTCCTGAAGTAGTAGGACCCTGGTCCCCAGTACCCTGAGATGTACTGTCATGACAGTTCCAATGTGAGAGAAGTGCTCTGGGGGGCCATGCGTCCCCCTTGAGTCTTTATAAAGAGCTGGAGTTGTGCCAGAGGCTTTGGGGAGCAGCATGTCCCCAGTGGGAGCTGTGTGCAGTGTGGATGAAACAGGGCTGTTTGCTCTTGGGCTTTGTGGGGTGAAGTGTGTAAGCattgtggggctgggggtggcctGTCCTCTCCAGCAGCATAGACCTGCCACTGTCTAATCTTCTGTCCATCTTTCCAGTTTCAGAAGTTTCTCACCTTATCCCGCCCATTGCTGGAGTGTGAGAGCCCTACCCTGGAGCAGCCTAAGGCTCTCAGGCCtctaagcagcagcagcagtgtctcTGTGGTTGGGAAGGtgagcagctgagcagggcaAGCTGAAGCAGCACTATTGGGGTGGTGCTGGGATAactgcctctgctgcagcccccagccccggccttCCCTCCTGGCACAGGCATCCTTTCCCTGAGACGATGCTTTTGCAAGGTACCagtggcagtgggagcagggtcTGCCTCATGTGGTGGGTGCCAGGGACTGGGGATGCTCCCATAGGAGCATCAGATTTCCAGCTCTGTTGTGTTTTACTGGGCAGGTCAGATGTGTCCCAGCTTTTTGTCAGCCATGCGGCTTTGCTGTAGAATTGCAGCAGACCCAGTTGGCTCTCCTGGGGGACTGCTGCTAAAAACTCAGGAACTGATGTTTGCTGTGATCCCCCTTCCCAGACTGACACAGATGTGGCCTGGGACCGTGCTACTCATGGCCTCGAGGACCCAGTGCTGCCAAAGAAGCAAGTCTGCAGTACCCCGAGAGTGGAGAGGAAGGTGAGCTGGCACCGAGCCcgagagcagcccctgccacagCGCAGTGatggggaggaagaagaggaagaggctGCCTTGAGCCTGGAGCTAGACAGAAGCATGGAAGCTGTGAATTTCTGTGTGAGCGaggcaggggcagtgctggaggagcATGAAGACCCCTGTATCATCAACACAGGTGACGTATCCCTGAGTGAGCTGGTGAAGTCCATGCACCCCTACTGCCTGCCCACCTTCACTGTGTGCCTGGACCCTGACACGGAGCCTGTCGCCAAGGAGCTTCTGAGCAGTCCTGTCTTGCTGGAAATTGTGCCTGGAGAGGGAGAGAGTGTGGAGATCCCTGTGGTTCTGCAGCCCTTGACTCCCAACTCCCCTGACCTGGAGCCCCAACTCCTGGGAGTAGAGGAGACTACCGGTGAGTCAATCCCAGAAGATCGTGGGAAGCTGCCAGGAGCTCCAACCCAGGAAAATAGGttggaagaggagaaggaggaaaaactgCCCGGGAAGAAGCCTTCACCCACTACCCCAGAGGCCACCTCCCCACTGGAGACAGCAGCACCTGGTGCCTCAGGTCCCAACAAGAgctcctgccacagcacagaAGCCCCAGCAGGTGGAAAACGTGAATGCTCTGAGAAGGGGCGGGGCCGTGAGAGAGCAAGGAAGAGTCggaaaaagaaagcagaggaggaCCAAAGCAAGCAGGCCAGGCCTGGCAGGGACTGTGTAGCCCACCGGCTCCGTTCCGCTGGCTCTGGACAGCCCCATGCCCAGCCAGCCGTCAGCAGGCAGCGGGCAGAGTGTCCCTCTGTTCAGGTCTCAGActtcctggcacagcagctggagcGAGCCCGGAAGGAGGGGCAGATGGAGCTGCATGCTGAGCGGGCACCTCGGCCCCGAGGCAGgcctcagagcacagcaggggcCTTGCTGCCCAAGAAGgtgaagcaggagctgcagaaggagcCGGCACCAGAAACCATGAATGTGGCCCTGGAGAAGAACAAGACTCTGATGTCCCTGGAGAAGACTGCGCCAAGCGTGGAggggcagccagcagctgcatGTCCCAGCCCGACAGACCAGGCTGAGGGCCAGGGAGATGTGCAGCCATCTGCCGGACAGAGCAGTGGGGTCTCGGAGGCTGCCTCTCAGCTCCCAGAGCAAGGTGTTGGGCTGGAGCCTGCCCAGagggtgccagcagcagagccagcagcagagccaagtgAGCCTAAGGAAGCCAAACCCAAGGCCCTGAGCCTGCGTGAGTACCGCATCCGCATGCTGCACCGTCAGCCCAGCGCGGGTGGCAGCCAGGAAGGCAAGAAGCAAGTGGCCAGCAAGTGGCCCAGTGTCCCCGAGCCTCCGACAGAGCTGGCGGAGATCCCCTGCCTGGTGTCACCCATGCGCTCCGCCACCGAGGCAGACATTGCTCAGAAGGGACCAGACAAacccaccagccctgctgctgtcccttctcctgccagcaAAGCTCCCACTGCTCTGACTTCAGCCCCAGCACCTGCCACAGCTCCACCACCGCCATCAGCACCAATGCCTTTTGTCGCACCAAACGTgcccccagctgctggggtggcTCCCACTGGGATGCCGCCAGCCTCTGCCGGTGCTTATGCCCTTTACCCACCAGTGCCTTCCTGGCCCTGCTTCAGCCCGCAGCCCATGGGCTGCCATGGTTTGCCCCCACCACccagtgccagctcctccagtgcTTTTCACGTGGTGCCTGGCCTCCCGCCTCCAGCCATGGCCTGGCCCCCTCCACCTTTGCCACCCCCGCCTCCATTTGGCCCAGGTGGCCCCTATGCCCCAGTTGGGTGGGCACCACCATCCTACTGGCCTGGAATCCCCGTGCCACCTCCGGTGCCTTCCCTTGCGTACAGGGACCCTGGAGCAGCCGTACAGGCCACCACTGCCTTCCCAGCTGGCAgccaccctggcacagcccctctgcatgGGCAGTCTCCTGCTGCCCCTATGctcagctgcccagagccaccagCCTTCCCTGCCCAGTCACCTGCTGCCCCGAGCAGCGAGATGGGGCTTGCAGGTGGCCCGGCCAGgccagcagctggcagggtGTCAGATCCCAGGAGGCAGGCAAGGCTGGCAGGAGAGAGCTCCCTCCCCAAGGCCCCTatggccccagccccagccccctcagctgccactgccactgcccagcccaACAGGgtccctcctgcagtgccagtcccccaggctgtccccacccAGCCTCCAGAGGAGTCCCAAGCTGCAACTCCCAACCAGCTCCCAAAGGCCCCCCCAGCTGCCATCTGCTGCCCATCAGAGGTGTCTCCTGCCCCTGTTGGGGAGTCCCCTGGCACCCATGTCACAGAGAAGGCTGTagagccagggaaggaggcagcagagaaaGCCCCGTTGGAGCCCAAGGCAGCTGCCGGGCAGGAGGTGCCTGGCCAAAAATCCACCTCCCAGGCTGTGGCACCACCACGGAAAGCAGGTCGAGAGAGCAGCCTTCCCACCAAGGCACCCACTGTGCGGCCATGGAGGCACCAGCCActcctcagctcagcccagcccagagacAGCAGCAAGGACATTGTGCAAGCCTTCATCAGTGAGATCGGTGAGTGGGAGGGCTGCAGGACGCTGGGTTGAGTGTCAGCAGCCAGCAAGGCTGCAGTGCTGCCGGCAGCCTGGGTAGCAGGACCGGTTCCTGGCACTTCTGGGGGTGAGGGTGGCAAAGCCTTGCCCACAGGCTTGCAGTCTCTTCCCAGTACTCTGCTGGGATGTTGCATGCAATGGATGGTCTGGGCTGGTTGTCCTGAAACTACTTCCTTCTGGgactgcagagctggctgctcctGTCCATCTGGgagacacagagctgctgcaggctctgttactgcttttcctccccagtGCTTGTCCCACCATCCAGGGAGGCTGATGCAGGGGGAGAATGGGGTTGGGGTGCATCACTGTGGTGCTGGGGGAATTCTAGCTGATCTGACTTGCTGTGCTTTCTCCCTGGCTCAGGGATTGAAGCCACCGACCTGTCCAGCCTGCTGGAGCAGTTTGAGAAGTCTGAAGGTGCGGATCTGGCATGCCAtcccctgcagggctccctccGTGCCATGCTGGCCTTCCTGGGCTGTCCATGCTCCCTGTGTCAGGGTGGTAGTGGGAGGGCTGtgatgctgctgcctgtgggctTGTGTTACCCTGCCCGGGTGTTTTGTCCTGCAGCTCTCTCTGCCTCCATCTCCTTGGCCTGTGGAAATATCTGGGGGTCCCCATGGCAACCAAAGGGGTGGTGAAGAGTCTGTGAAGGAAAAAGGATGTGCAGCTCCTATCTTGAGGGAGCTGAGTTTCAGGAGTTGTGCTCTTCcaagctgttcctggggtgctttGTTGACCCTGTCCTTCAGCCCTACTTGTTGCCACTCTCACCTACCTGTTCTCTTTTCAGCCAAGAAGGAGGAAACTCCTGTACAGCCCCCTGAGGAAAGGCAGCTgacagggagctctgggtgagTATCAAAACCTTGGCAGCTGGTGCCCAGCatggagcccagcagagcaaGGGCACAGGGCAGCTTTCAGTCCTGGCAGGATTTGAAGTGTGGTGGCGCTGTGTCCATTggcccaggaggggctgagctTGTTGTTGGACTGGGACAGAGCAGGCACTTAGGGAAAAACTGGGACAAGCAATGATGGGCATGACAAGGCTGTGCAAGTTTTATCCTTGCAGCTCTCTTGGATCCTATGTCCTCGTGAGCTGGCCAGTGGGGCAGATTGAGTGGGTGCCCCAGGCTtggggagtggggctgggtttTGCTTGCTGTGTTTGACAAAGCTCTTTTCCCATTCTCAGACCTGAGACCCAGCAGGAAGCACCAACCCAGCAGGACAGGAAGCCCCCAGATGGGCTGCAGGCCTCTGAGCTGGCCAATGTGGCAGGTAAAGAATACTTGGGACAAGGGAGGGTAGTGTGCCATGTCGTGGCAGGGCTGTTGTGTGTCTGCGGGGACATCGTGGGGAGTGAGGGGGGCTGGGATATGAGAGAGCCCCAGCTGGTGGGTTGCAGCAAAGGGCTGCTCTTGTAAGTGTTCTGGTGCTCTCCCAGGCCTCACGCCCCCAGCGACACCTCCTCACCAGCTCTGGAAGCCTTTGCCTGCTGTCTCACTGCTGGCCAAGACCAAGTCACCTGGGTCCATGCCCCAGGAAGGGCCCCAGAAGTCAACCAAGCTGATGAAAGCCAAGCCACTGCTCCCAAACAAGATCCAGGTGAAGAGCATggtgccagcccctgccagcacagcccccagccatGTCTGCTCGGGAGACCACGACTACTGCATCCTGGGTGCACCGCAGCCCGAGAGCAGCAATAGCCCTGGCACGCAGCCCCCTGCCGAAGGTGGCTCCCGCTGGAATGTCAAACACCACTGGGACATCACTATCAAACCCATCTCCTCCTTAACCAAACGGACGCTGGACCAACCTGAGCCCACCCCACCAGCCCCCGACACCGCCATGGGGCACAGCCCGGAGCCCCTGGGGATggcctgcccagctcccctggatTATCGGACTACCATCCCCAACAAGGCCACCACTGGGTGCAGCAGTCCCCCCACCTCAGTGCTCCTGTCTCCAGCTGCATCCCCCTGCCGGGAGCAGGAGGTGCGGactcccagtgcccagcccagccatgctGCTGCCAAGAGGTCCCTGCGCTGCTACCGGAGACCCCAGGACTCACCCAGCCCCTCTACCGACAGCTGGAGGGCTGGCCGGAGCCGTGCCAGCCGTTCTTTCAGCTCCAGTTCGGATGGAGCTAGCGAGtcctcatcttcatcttcatcctcgTCCTCCCGGTCCCGGTCACGGTCGCTCTCCCCACCTCCCAAGCGGTGGCGAAGGTAAGCAGCAGATTGTTGCTTGCTCTTGAggagtgtcttggtttgaaaagacaggtgtctgataaggagggcaggagcctctcttgaaatgtaaaccccctccctccaaattattttaattttgaaattaaggggctctcaggcaaagatatgggaataggaataacagttcttaactaggaaaattaaaataaaaatgcagtaatacaaaaaaacactgacagagtcagaatacaacctcattaaatggtggctgccatcctcctggagtgacaggtgtggttctgttgaagcagcggtcctgtagaagggtgtagttttcctctgaaggtccagtggtggtgtagatgggcctggtcttcctctgggaatcctgtGGGAAAAGGCTCCCCTGGGTTTCCAAATATCAGATTTTTCTttaggtaggaatgcttggctcctccccctgggtggagcatctcacaatgggatgatgtaattttatgcAGCGagtcaatggcccattaactgGAGATATTTCCCTGGATGGAGTATGGGTCATGGAGGAGATAAAGAACACTGCTCCACCTGGTTTCAACAGGTGATGATAGAATACCTGTAGTATTTCTGGTTACATCTTTCCCTGCAACCTAAAACAGGCAGTTGTCCAGTGGCTGGTCTTTTGCAAGAGCCCAGACACATCTTTATGGTCCTACTTAGATGGCTGGATTTGATGCTTTTGTCCTTGTGACCCTTCTGAAGAGATGTTTGGCTCACAGAGGGTGGGGGAGCTGCAGCAACATGCTGCCCATCCAGTTCTGGCTGAAGCCCACATCTGGGCCCATATGCCTGCAAAGCCACCACTGAGCCAGACTTCCCTACTTCTGGAACACCCAAACCATGTTACAAGTCCTTGGCTGCATCTTTGCTTTTGGATGCTTTTTCTGGAGTATTACAGCAGGTGTTCATATttgtgctgtggggctgttgcAGCCCTTGGTATTAGAAGTGAGAGGAGCCACAGTGGAGCtccccaaggagctgctggaggcaaGCAGGGAAAAACCTGTCTGGCTTGGCTGCCTCAGGGGCTCCCTGTTCTCTTTATGCAGGTGGCTGTGTAGGAAAGTGGGACAGCTTGGATTCTGTGGGATGCATTTCTTTTGGAGTCCTTGTGCATCTGAATGATGTGTAGCttgtcccagctgggctgggaggcaCTGGAGGTAGTGAAGGGTTTCTCTTTCTGTCGTTCTCTTGGTGTTCAGCCAGTTCTGGAGATGTCCCTGGGCATGAGGGGCCTGTCCAACCAAGACCTCTTCATTGATAGCCAGTAAAtgcagaggctggagctggaaaGAGTGGATATAAAAGTGCCATGTTCCATGGATGTGCAGCTTGGGGATTGTGAAGCAACACATCTGGCTTGGCTTTCCAGCAAATCAGCTGGCCTTGTGCTGGAAAATGTCCCCATGTACTGTGCCACCCTGATTTGCTGTCTTCCAGGAGAATGTGGCATAGGAATATGTGGCCAAGCCAGGCAGCATGCCCTGCCAGGgtttgcccatggcagggaccaCCTATGGCCAGCATGTCTGGAGAGTGACTGTGCTCCTGGCTGGACAGAGCAGAGCTTAATCCCAGCTGTGTTTTGGTCCTGCTGTCCTTAAGGtttccctggccctgctggagaagctcttgCAGTCTCTGTCCACATGGCTGTTGAGCACGAGGTGGATGTAGTGTTGTCCTGTGCATAGTGTGGGGCTCAGCACAGGAATCCCAGCCCTTTCTGAGCcctcccaggcacagccctgtgctTCACAGTTCCCCATGACTATTTCTTGGAAGCTGTGCCTCCTGTGAGCCTGCTCCCTTTTCTCTGTGGCATTGGGAACCAAATGGAGCAACATTTCTGTAGTGTTACTGCTCTGGCAGTCTTGGGCAGAGGCTTCCCCATGCTGGGGATGGGTCCCGTCTGAGTGGGATGCTGAATACCGTGGGGACAATGGATATCTTTTCCTGCTTTGGAGCCTTATGATGC
This region includes:
- the PPRC1 gene encoding peroxisome proliferator-activated receptor gamma coactivator-related protein 1 isoform X2, whose product is MAARRGGAVPAANGAGAGGAAAAAAPRGLASGGALREPPFRAGSPLQCFSLEDDDLNLTSLDAETILEAEEILGTMQNYLDSSVISIIEDLSLSESKACLDAQNELSLLTAITEILDSTDDETLSPFDTIMDAELLTSPRERENTSFQKFLTLSRPLLECESPTLEQPKALRPLSSSSSVSVVGKTDTDVAWDRATHGLEDPVLPKKQVCSTPRVERKVSWHRAREQPLPQRSDGEEEEEEAALSLELDRSMEAVNFCVSEAGAVLEEHEDPCIINTGDVSLSELVKSMHPYCLPTFTVCLDPDTEPVAKELLSSPVLLEIVPGEGESVEIPVVLQPLTPNSPDLEPQLLGVEETTGESIPEDRGKLPGAPTQENRLEEEKEEKLPGKKPSPTTPEATSPLETAAPGASGPNKSSCHSTEAPAGGKRECSEKGRGRERARKSRKKKAEEDQSKQARPGRDCVAHRLRSAGSGQPHAQPAVSRQRAECPSVQVSDFLAQQLERARKEGQMELHAERAPRPRGRPQSTAGALLPKKVKQELQKEPAPETMNVALEKNKTLMSLEKTAPSVEGQPAAACPSPTDQAEGQGDVQPSAGQSSGVSEAASQLPEQGVGLEPAQRVPAAEPAAEPSEPKEAKPKALSLREYRIRMLHRQPSAGGSQEGKKQVASKWPSVPEPPTELAEIPCLVSPMRSATEADIAQKGPDKPTSPAAVPSPASKAPTALTSAPAPATAPPPPSAPMPFVAPNVPPAAGVAPTGMPPASAGAYALYPPVPSWPCFSPQPMGCHGLPPPPSASSSSAFHVVPGLPPPAMAWPPPPLPPPPPFGPGGPYAPVGWAPPSYWPGIPVPPPVPSLAYRDPGAAVQATTAFPAGSHPGTAPLHGQSPAAPMLSCPEPPAFPAQSPAAPSSEMGLAGGPARPAAGRVSDPRRQARLAGESSLPKAPMAPAPAPSAATATAQPNRVPPAVPVPQAVPTQPPEESQAATPNQLPKAPPAAICCPSEVSPAPVGESPGTHVTEKAVEPGKEAAEKAPLEPKAAAGQEVPGQKSTSQAVAPPRKAGRESSLPTKAPTVRPWRHQPLLSSAQPRDSSKDIVQAFISEIGIEATDLSSLLEQFEKSEAKKEETPVQPPEERQLTGSSGPETQQEAPTQQDRKPPDGLQASELANVAGLTPPATPPHQLWKPLPAVSLLAKTKSPGSMPQEGPQKSTKLMKAKPLLPNKIQVKSMVPAPASTAPSHVCSGDHDYCILGAPQPESSNSPGTQPPAEGGSRWNVKHHWDITIKPISSLTKRTLDQPEPTPPAPDTAMGHSPEPLGMACPAPLDYRTTIPNKATTGCSSPPTSVLLSPAASPCREQEVRTPSAQPSHAAAKRSLRCYRRPQDSPSPSTDSWRAGRSRASRSFSSSSDGASESSSSSSSSSSRSRSRSLSPPPKRWRRYRSRCSHSSHSSSRSSCGSCGRSRDRSSSSSSTSSYSSRSTSRSQSRSPSPRGRSSRWRRYSYDAQDHYQRQRILQKERAIEERRVVFIGKIPSRMTRSELRHRFSVFGDIEECTLHFRSEGDNYGFVTYRYAEEAFAAIESGHKLRRPDEQPFDLCFGGRRQFCRRNYADLDSNREDFDPAPVKSKFDSLDFDTLLRQAQRSLRR